A region from the Sandaracinus amylolyticus genome encodes:
- a CDS encoding uracil-DNA glycosylase, whose protein sequence is MSAYDEELAAIAAMVREHLAWEEGMGGAAVPWADATESAVPVSPPQGAATADVAGAPAEVTRHPAEVTRHPAEVTRHPAEVARQPEAVARQPEAVARQPEAVARQPDAVARQPDAVARQPDAVARQPEAVAPQPAAATRHPATPAFEPAAAPVTALAPEQKHRALEVLAAEAATCRACRLCEGRTNSVFSRGTPITEIAFVGEGPGYHEDQQGSPFVGPAGQLLDRMVAAMGFDRDAVYVCNVVKCRPPENRTPLPDEAGACEPFLAKQLEIVAPKVIVALGRCAAENLGCAEPGRSWRGMWGTWRGVPVMPTYHPAFLLRSPEMKRPVWEDLQKVLQRLGRQVPPQGSRKG, encoded by the coding sequence GTGAGCGCGTACGACGAGGAGCTGGCCGCGATCGCAGCGATGGTGCGCGAGCACCTCGCGTGGGAAGAGGGCATGGGCGGCGCGGCCGTGCCGTGGGCCGACGCGACGGAGAGCGCCGTGCCGGTCTCGCCCCCGCAGGGCGCCGCGACGGCCGACGTCGCAGGAGCGCCGGCGGAGGTTACGCGGCACCCGGCCGAGGTTACACGGCACCCGGCCGAGGTCACACGGCACCCGGCGGAGGTCGCACGCCAGCCCGAGGCAGTCGCACGCCAGCCCGAGGCAGTCGCACGCCAGCCCGAGGCAGTCGCACGCCAGCCCGACGCAGTCGCACGCCAGCCCGACGCAGTCGCACGCCAGCCCGACGCAGTCGCACGCCAGCCCGAGGCAGTCGCGCCGCAGCCGGCGGCCGCGACGCGTCACCCCGCGACCCCCGCATTCGAGCCGGCGGCAGCTCCCGTCACCGCGCTCGCGCCCGAGCAGAAGCATCGCGCGCTCGAGGTGCTGGCCGCCGAGGCCGCGACCTGTCGCGCGTGTCGTCTGTGCGAGGGGCGGACGAATTCCGTGTTCTCGCGCGGCACGCCGATCACCGAGATCGCGTTCGTCGGCGAGGGGCCGGGCTACCACGAGGACCAGCAGGGCTCGCCGTTCGTCGGGCCCGCCGGGCAGCTGCTCGATCGCATGGTCGCCGCGATGGGCTTCGACCGCGACGCGGTCTACGTGTGCAACGTCGTGAAGTGCCGCCCGCCCGAGAACCGCACGCCGCTCCCCGACGAGGCCGGCGCGTGCGAGCCGTTCCTCGCGAAGCAGCTCGAGATCGTCGCGCCGAAGGTCATCGTCGCGCTCGGGCGCTGCGCCGCCGAGAACCTCGGGTGCGCCGAGCCCGGTCGCTCGTGGCGCGGCATGTGGGGCACCTGGCGCGGCGTGCCGGTCATGCCGACGTACCACCCCGCGTTCCTGCTGCGCTCGCCCGAGATGAAGCGGCCGGTGTGGGAGGATCTGCAGAAGGTCCTGCAGCGCCTCGGGCGCCAGGTGCCGCCGCAGGGCTCGCGAAAGGGCTGA